Proteins from a genomic interval of Paenibacillus sp. RC334:
- the fsa gene encoding fructose-6-phosphate aldolase has translation MKFFLDTGNIEEIKRIERLGLVDGVTTNPSLIAKEGRVFKEVIQEICGIVEGPVSAEVIGLKAEDMLKEAYEIAKWAPNVVIKLPMTEDGLYACNELTKNGIKTNVTLIFSAAQGLMAAKAGATFISPFVGRLDDIAVDGMKLIRELRQILDIHGLKAEIIAASIRNIKHVEDAALSGAHIATIPGSLLPSLWKHPLTDSGIERFLKDWETVPKA, from the coding sequence ATGAAATTTTTCTTGGATACTGGTAACATTGAAGAAATCAAACGTATTGAACGTTTGGGTCTGGTTGATGGTGTAACAACGAACCCTTCGCTGATCGCTAAGGAAGGTCGGGTGTTCAAGGAAGTCATTCAGGAGATTTGCGGTATCGTGGAAGGTCCCGTGAGTGCTGAGGTCATTGGCTTGAAAGCCGAGGATATGCTCAAGGAAGCTTATGAGATTGCCAAATGGGCACCGAACGTTGTTATTAAGCTGCCTATGACTGAAGACGGTTTGTATGCTTGTAACGAACTGACCAAAAACGGGATTAAAACGAATGTAACGCTGATTTTCTCCGCGGCTCAAGGTTTGATGGCTGCCAAAGCTGGCGCTACTTTTATCAGCCCGTTCGTAGGACGTCTGGATGATATCGCTGTTGACGGTATGAAGCTGATTCGTGAACTGAGACAGATTTTGGACATTCATGGTCTGAAAGCCGAAATCATTGCAGCCTCCATCCGTAACATCAAGCATGTGGAAGATGCTGCTCTGTCTGGTGCGCATATTGCCACCATTCCTGGCTCCCTGCTCCCTTCCCTGTGGAAACACCCGCTGACTGACAGCGGTATTGAACGCTTCCTGAAGGACTGGGAAACTGTACCTAAAGCCTAA
- a CDS encoding TraX family protein, with protein sequence MYWLAMLTMLIDHVGLVFFPTDPAWRIAGRLAFPIYAYALYMGYARTRNMRGYMLRLLGIALISQVPYMLAFDVYRPNVVWTLLISLLALAAASRLKNWVAITGLYVLTALVMELSLMDYGAYGLLLVLIYRYTRSYMMVAAHFALNVLYDMVHHANLQHFSLLSTILIACFASGESRFYSRVPRWLWRSFYPVHLAAIAAIRLWL encoded by the coding sequence ATGTACTGGTTGGCCATGCTGACCATGCTGATTGATCATGTTGGACTTGTATTTTTTCCGACTGATCCGGCCTGGAGAATTGCCGGCAGGCTTGCTTTTCCAATCTATGCATATGCGCTGTATATGGGGTATGCCCGCACTCGTAATATGCGAGGTTATATGCTCCGCTTGCTCGGAATCGCCCTGATTTCTCAGGTGCCCTATATGCTGGCGTTTGATGTGTATAGACCAAACGTGGTCTGGACGCTGTTGATCTCGTTGCTGGCGCTGGCTGCTGCGTCGCGATTGAAGAATTGGGTGGCTATAACAGGATTATATGTGCTCACAGCTCTGGTCATGGAGCTTAGCCTGATGGATTACGGAGCCTATGGACTGCTGCTCGTCCTCATTTACCGCTATACCCGCTCCTATATGATGGTTGCGGCGCATTTTGCGCTGAACGTCTTATATGATATGGTGCATCACGCGAATCTCCAGCATTTTAGCCTGCTGTCCACCATTCTTATCGCATGCTTTGCATCCGGGGAGAGCAGATTTTATAGCCGGGTACCGCGCTGGTTGTGGCGCAGCTTTTATCCGGTGCATCTGGCTGCTATTGCGGCCATTCGTCTCTGGCTCTAA
- a CDS encoding AraC family transcriptional regulator, with the protein MNREMLRENRIHGNPMYPVSVYPSVEQLNGNSVLESHWHEEMEFIVVEQGSAVFQTDMEYTEVSEGEALFVNSGELHAGYLKKAPSCVFSAVVFHPDLLHSRTQDTVQEQFIDPFISKKLVVPPHIRGVLPWEQEVLTALRRIITSHEQNAPARELATKAQLYGIIASMYPHMTPANGEDVIMAGQRSKVERIKKALAYINSHAHEPIRLRDIADEIRMSEGHFCRFFKQMVQKSPVEYINYHRVQKACRLLEQSDRKVVDIALEVGFDNLSYFIATFKKWNGMPPSQYRKQHEAEQMVGATPFVTDIS; encoded by the coding sequence ATGAATCGGGAAATGTTGCGGGAAAATCGTATTCATGGTAATCCCATGTATCCGGTCAGCGTGTATCCGAGCGTAGAGCAGTTGAACGGAAACAGCGTGCTGGAGTCTCATTGGCATGAGGAAATGGAGTTTATCGTCGTGGAGCAGGGTAGCGCCGTCTTTCAGACGGATATGGAATACACCGAGGTCAGCGAAGGTGAGGCTCTTTTTGTCAACAGCGGAGAGCTACACGCCGGATATTTAAAAAAAGCGCCAAGCTGCGTATTCTCTGCTGTGGTATTTCATCCCGATCTGCTGCACAGCCGGACACAGGATACGGTGCAGGAGCAGTTTATCGACCCTTTTATCAGCAAAAAGCTCGTCGTTCCCCCTCACATTCGCGGGGTCCTGCCTTGGGAACAGGAGGTACTGACCGCGCTGCGCCGCATCATCACCAGCCATGAGCAGAATGCGCCTGCCCGTGAGCTGGCGACCAAGGCACAGCTCTATGGCATCATCGCCAGCATGTATCCTCATATGACCCCGGCTAACGGAGAAGACGTGATTATGGCAGGTCAGCGCAGCAAAGTCGAACGAATCAAAAAAGCGCTGGCGTACATCAACAGTCATGCTCATGAGCCCATTCGTTTGCGGGATATCGCGGATGAGATTCGTATGAGCGAGGGACACTTTTGCCGTTTCTTCAAGCAGATGGTGCAAAAAAGCCCGGTCGAATACATCAATTACCACCGGGTTCAGAAGGCTTGCAGACTGCTGGAGCAAAGTGACCGCAAGGTGGTCGATATTGCGCTGGAGGTTGGCTTTGATAATCTGAGCTATTTTATCGCAACCTTTAAAAAATGGAACGGCATGCCTCCTTCACAATATCGCAAGCAGCACGAAGCCGAGCAGATGGTTGGAGCAACGCCCTTTGTCACAGATATAAGTTGA
- a CDS encoding MFS transporter — MQKGKQPLWTKEFIVLTVSNLFLFLELQMIVSSIPAYVKNTFHASSVQVSLVTTLFALSAIVARLFSARMLEKGHRNTLIFIGLLFGLASTLGYSVSPTITVLLLMRMLFGIGFGLSSTAFPTMASNIIPAKRLGEGMGYFSLSTSLAMSIGPTIGISMLQYGSFNLLVYTTSAVIVLIFPLAYWLIRTLPKGHVEPPMVPVEEGRKPAFNRKLWIPALLNMLMSITYGGLIGFMALYGDEANLSHPAYFFLFNALSVLIVRPFSGRIYDKKGAKALLIPGSLFLFGGLILLSYAHSDAFMYLSALCYGIGFGVMQPTLQTWMIQVVSPKQRGMANGMFLNSLDFGIAAGALILGIIAKASDYAWMYRLSSLFIVLFLLIYIIQLAVGRKPKTRVPVEG, encoded by the coding sequence ATGCAAAAAGGCAAGCAGCCTCTTTGGACCAAGGAATTTATCGTTTTAACCGTATCTAATCTTTTTTTATTTCTGGAATTACAGATGATCGTATCTTCCATTCCTGCGTATGTTAAAAATACATTCCACGCCAGCTCCGTTCAGGTCAGCCTCGTCACTACGCTATTCGCATTGAGCGCGATTGTGGCAAGGCTTTTTTCAGCCCGTATGCTGGAAAAAGGGCATCGCAATACCCTGATTTTCATCGGTCTGCTGTTCGGATTAGCGAGTACGCTCGGATACAGCGTTTCACCGACGATCACGGTGTTGCTACTCATGCGTATGCTGTTTGGCATCGGCTTCGGTTTGAGTAGTACCGCCTTTCCAACCATGGCCTCAAATATCATTCCTGCCAAGCGTCTCGGTGAAGGAATGGGGTATTTCAGCTTGTCCACCAGCCTGGCGATGTCGATTGGACCGACCATCGGTATTTCGATGCTGCAATATGGCAGTTTTAATCTGCTTGTATATACGACCTCAGCTGTCATTGTCCTCATTTTCCCGTTGGCCTACTGGCTGATTCGCACCCTGCCGAAAGGACATGTTGAGCCGCCGATGGTTCCTGTGGAAGAAGGACGAAAACCGGCATTTAACCGCAAGCTCTGGATTCCCGCCTTGCTGAACATGCTCATGTCTATTACGTACGGCGGATTGATCGGCTTTATGGCGCTTTACGGAGATGAAGCCAATTTGTCGCACCCGGCCTATTTTTTCCTGTTTAATGCGCTGTCCGTTCTGATCGTACGTCCCTTCTCAGGCCGTATCTATGATAAAAAAGGAGCAAAAGCGCTGCTCATCCCCGGTTCCCTGTTCCTGTTCGGCGGTCTCATCCTGCTTTCCTATGCGCACAGTGATGCCTTCATGTATCTGTCTGCCCTTTGCTATGGCATCGGTTTTGGCGTCATGCAGCCGACTTTGCAAACGTGGATGATTCAGGTCGTGTCGCCCAAACAACGGGGCATGGCAAACGGTATGTTTCTAAACTCCCTTGATTTCGGAATCGCTGCCGGAGCGCTTATTCTTGGTATTATCGCCAAAGCCAGCGATTATGCGTGGATGTATCGCCTTTCCTCGCTGTTTATCGTATTATTCCTGCTCATCTATATTATTCAGCTTGCTGTAGGTCGCAAGCCCAAAACGCGTGTCCCTGTCGAGGGGTAA
- a CDS encoding methyl-accepting chemotaxis protein: MNLTIKAKMILSALLIPGVIAAMLLTNYILSVQNENKYKDIVNREETIVYNSKSLQFLLNGISNDERGYLLTRDEQYGKGIESKQSEIVKLLQQTEALLDLNAGDTKKTMDDLKMGINSYFNRVHGLLNTAGYRSTIDTFPPFSDLLDIYENERVLRKQLDVKMMAFVKSQEDMVAAKVQEAHQTMTNTIWITSILGCLIIIYSIAQSIILIRSIRPLYHMNEQLLEMSAGGGDLRSQLDITTKDEIGMIASSYNKLIAGFRNIIVDAQDTARTLSVTAERVSLSTEEMNQANRHTSGVMEELATGMEHQVDDITQTTDAVKELAHGLEHIAVTSQQVYKLSDMAAKDAEAGEQSIGQAMRQMEKVSESVDSSARAVRLLSKQAEQIGMIGSVITGIAKQTGMLALNASIEAARAGEQGKGFAVVASEVRRLSDQVSVSAAEITQFVYHIQDHVGNVASTMQAGTVEVQSGVKIMESAETAFRQIGSSIQQVSEQIHSVNLSVEQMSTGSGQMVGAVERIREVAEQSAGGTQSVSAAAEEQLASMEDIASSIHTLAEMSKLLNARVGGFKV, translated from the coding sequence ATGAATTTAACGATTAAGGCTAAAATGATTCTTAGTGCGCTGCTTATTCCGGGTGTAATTGCAGCTATGCTGCTGACAAACTACATTCTGAGCGTACAAAATGAGAATAAATACAAGGATATTGTGAATCGTGAAGAGACCATTGTATATAATTCAAAGTCTCTTCAGTTTTTGTTAAACGGGATATCTAATGACGAGCGAGGATACTTGCTAACTCGGGATGAACAATATGGAAAAGGGATTGAAAGCAAGCAGAGCGAAATTGTGAAGCTGCTTCAGCAAACGGAAGCTTTGCTCGATCTGAATGCAGGAGATACGAAGAAAACGATGGATGATTTGAAAATGGGAATAAATTCCTATTTCAACCGCGTCCATGGATTATTGAATACAGCGGGTTACCGGAGTACGATCGATACGTTTCCCCCGTTTTCGGATTTACTCGATATATATGAAAATGAACGGGTTTTACGGAAACAGCTTGATGTGAAAATGATGGCGTTCGTTAAATCTCAGGAGGACATGGTAGCGGCGAAAGTACAAGAAGCCCACCAAACCATGACCAACACGATCTGGATTACGAGCATTCTGGGCTGTCTTATTATCATTTACAGTATTGCACAATCGATCATTTTGATTCGTTCCATCCGGCCGTTGTACCATATGAATGAACAGTTGCTGGAGATGTCAGCGGGCGGCGGAGATTTGCGTAGTCAACTCGATATTACGACCAAGGACGAGATTGGCATGATTGCCAGCTCGTACAACAAGCTGATCGCGGGCTTTCGCAATATTATTGTGGATGCTCAGGATACAGCCCGTACGTTATCTGTGACCGCCGAGCGGGTAAGCCTGAGCACTGAAGAAATGAATCAGGCCAATCGTCATACTTCCGGTGTGATGGAAGAGCTAGCGACTGGCATGGAGCATCAGGTCGATGACATCACACAGACCACAGATGCAGTAAAAGAGCTTGCTCATGGACTGGAGCATATTGCGGTGACGAGCCAGCAGGTGTACAAGCTGTCGGATATGGCTGCCAAGGACGCAGAAGCAGGAGAGCAATCCATCGGTCAGGCGATGAGGCAGATGGAAAAGGTAAGCGAAAGTGTAGATAGCTCTGCTCGTGCTGTACGTCTGCTTAGTAAACAGGCTGAACAGATCGGAATGATCGGTTCTGTCATTACCGGCATTGCCAAGCAGACAGGGATGCTGGCGCTTAACGCGTCGATTGAAGCCGCCAGAGCAGGAGAACAGGGCAAAGGATTTGCTGTCGTAGCATCTGAGGTAAGAAGGCTGTCTGACCAGGTATCCGTTTCAGCAGCGGAAATTACACAATTTGTGTATCATATCCAGGACCATGTGGGTAATGTCGCATCAACCATGCAAGCCGGAACAGTTGAAGTGCAGTCAGGTGTGAAGATCATGGAATCGGCCGAAACGGCATTTCGCCAGATTGGCAGCTCCATTCAGCAGGTCAGCGAACAGATTCACAGTGTGAATCTGTCTGTGGAACAGATGTCCACCGGATCGGGGCAAATGGTGGGAGCCGTGGAGCGTATCCGCGAAGTAGCGGAACAGTCCGCAGGCGGAACCCAGAGCGTCAGCGCAGCGGCTGAGGAGCAGCTGGCTTCCATGGAGGATATCGCGTCATCCATTCATACGCTGGCAGAAATGTCGAAATTGCTGAATGCAAGGGTTGGAGGATTTAAGGTGTAG
- a CDS encoding CBS domain-containing protein, translating to MRKFTDLCSSIMYTTPFYKEVIIIQLSERQREIVDIVQRLAPVTGDKIAEELGLTRPTLRSDLALLVMLGLIDAKPKVGYLPGRYPKYDSHVGTMLKKLTVADVLSDPILISGDATAYDAVLMLFQQNTGTLMVTGEDQELIGIVTRKDLLKVTLGHTDLHAVPVTMAMTRRAQMTTLTPGDSLLEAISRLVRHQVNCLPVMDEQCMETSFIQTNGLVGRVTKTDIMNAILSLTEEKT from the coding sequence ATGCGGAAATTTACCGATCTATGCTCATCTATAATGTATACTACCCCATTCTATAAGGAGGTAATCATTATTCAACTGTCTGAAAGACAGCGGGAAATTGTTGATATTGTCCAGCGCCTGGCGCCTGTTACGGGGGATAAAATTGCTGAGGAGTTGGGGTTGACGCGACCGACCCTCCGTTCCGATCTTGCGCTGCTCGTCATGCTCGGTCTGATAGACGCCAAGCCGAAGGTAGGATATCTGCCAGGCCGTTACCCTAAATACGACAGTCATGTTGGCACCATGCTCAAAAAGCTGACTGTGGCTGATGTGCTCAGTGATCCGATTTTAATTTCTGGTGACGCTACGGCTTACGATGCGGTACTGATGTTATTTCAGCAAAATACCGGTACGCTGATGGTCACAGGAGAGGATCAGGAGCTGATCGGAATTGTTACTCGCAAGGATCTGCTGAAGGTGACGCTGGGGCATACCGATCTTCACGCTGTTCCGGTAACGATGGCAATGACGCGACGCGCCCAAATGACGACACTCACTCCGGGCGATTCTCTGCTGGAGGCGATATCCAGGCTCGTTCGTCATCAGGTCAATTGCCTTCCGGTCATGGATGAGCAGTGTATGGAGACCTCCTTCATTCAAACCAATGGATTGGTGGGCCGGGTTACCAAAACGGATATCATGAACGCTATTTTGAGCTTGACGGAAGAGAAGACGTAA
- a CDS encoding MarR family transcriptional regulator, translating to MNNLPPDCSIGMLLGITHRKMSQQLMHRLKSYDISPEQWSVLYQIYQAEGLNQKEIAAKAVKDQPTTTRIIDLLDKKGWVQRVNSPQDRRAYLLHLTEAGRLLVEETLPVERGANHDFVNGISPADLEQFRQTLLQVHANLTQSEKQGEND from the coding sequence ATGAATAACCTGCCCCCGGATTGCTCCATCGGCATGCTGCTCGGCATTACCCACCGCAAGATGAGCCAGCAGCTTATGCATCGCCTTAAATCTTATGATATTTCCCCTGAGCAATGGTCGGTTCTGTATCAAATCTACCAGGCAGAAGGTCTGAATCAGAAGGAAATTGCAGCTAAGGCGGTTAAGGACCAGCCAACTACGACCCGAATTATTGATTTGTTGGACAAAAAGGGTTGGGTGCAACGTGTGAATAGCCCACAGGACCGTCGAGCGTATTTGCTTCATTTGACTGAAGCCGGACGACTGCTCGTGGAGGAAACTCTTCCGGTCGAGCGCGGCGCCAACCACGATTTTGTGAATGGAATTTCCCCTGCTGATCTGGAGCAGTTCCGTCAAACTCTTTTACAAGTCCACGCTAACCTGACTCAATCGGAAAAACAAGGAGAGAACGACTAA
- a CDS encoding serine hydrolase, with protein sequence MSSLELTPLVCGLTELEIRSCLIFQHGSMALEYYREPQFANELYKINSCNKSVLAALVSIAMDQQIVPQPGTPILEFFPQIAKDSDTRKRDITIEHLLTMSAGFNWTEFGGQNSFPTMSKTSDWVQFVLSQPLADVPGTRMEYNSGCSQLLATILRHASGQAVAEFAEQQLFQPLGIENYHWETDPQGTHTGGFGLRLKPMDMLQFGLLYLNEGSCEGHQLIQAEAVRHSTRALLPTAKPQKAFYGWHWWASSFSDETEKSAETDYYYALGFGGQYIVVVPSYDMVVVVTADKFKKKRTPVDIFRQYIVPMLVQQG encoded by the coding sequence TTGAGTAGTCTGGAACTTACACCGCTTGTTTGCGGACTAACCGAGCTGGAGATCCGTAGCTGCCTGATCTTCCAGCATGGGAGCATGGCGCTGGAATACTACCGTGAACCTCAATTTGCAAATGAACTCTATAAAATAAATTCGTGCAACAAAAGCGTGCTTGCCGCATTAGTCAGCATCGCCATGGATCAGCAAATCGTACCACAGCCGGGTACACCTATCCTCGAATTTTTTCCCCAGATTGCCAAGGACAGCGATACGCGAAAGCGTGATATTACGATTGAACATCTGTTAACGATGTCCGCGGGCTTTAACTGGACTGAATTTGGCGGGCAAAATTCATTTCCGACGATGAGCAAAACATCAGACTGGGTGCAATTTGTGCTGTCACAGCCGCTCGCTGATGTACCAGGTACGCGAATGGAGTACAACTCCGGCTGTTCTCAGCTTTTGGCTACCATTCTGCGTCATGCTTCTGGACAAGCGGTAGCTGAATTTGCCGAGCAGCAGTTATTCCAACCGCTGGGTATCGAAAACTACCATTGGGAAACCGATCCGCAAGGCACTCATACAGGAGGCTTTGGACTGCGTCTCAAACCCATGGATATGCTTCAATTTGGACTGCTCTACCTGAACGAAGGAAGCTGTGAAGGCCATCAGCTCATACAAGCTGAGGCCGTCCGGCACTCCACCCGTGCGCTCCTTCCGACGGCCAAACCCCAAAAAGCCTTTTACGGCTGGCACTGGTGGGCTTCTTCCTTTTCAGACGAAACGGAGAAAAGCGCTGAAACGGATTATTATTACGCGCTCGGCTTTGGCGGTCAATACATTGTTGTCGTCCCGTCTTATGACATGGTGGTTGTTGTTACTGCTGACAAGTTCAAAAAGAAGCGGACTCCTGTGGATATATTCAGGCAGTACATCGTACCGATGCTTGTTCAGCAAGGGTAA
- the yicI gene encoding alpha-xylosidase, with amino-acid sequence MKFTDGYWMVRKGYEIQNPAEIRDIVTDDVSMTVYASTHRIEHKGDTLNGALLKATYSSPMPNVIRVRFNHHKGRVHHGPDFEIHTLPTEVEITAGEDAAVLKSGNLSVRVGRGKSWDVGFYVEDRKITGSGHRGPGYITDPQDQPFFREQLELGIGEYVYGLGERFTPFVKNGQVVDIWNEDGGTSSEQAYKNIPFYLSNKGYGVFVNHPEKVSYEIASENVSKVQFSVSGESLEYFIIGGANPKEVLDNYTKLTGKPALPPAWTFGLWLTTSFTTDYDEATVNHFVDGMAERDLPLSVFHFDCFWMKEYQWCDFQWDQDMFPDPEGMLQRLKAKGLKICAWINPYIAEKSILFDEGMENGYLVKTADGGVWQWDMWQAGMGLVDFTNPAAVAWYQDKLKVLVDQGVDCFKTDFGERIPTNVVYHDGSDPVKMHNYYTHLYNKAVFDVLEEKLGKNEAALFARSATAGGQQFPVHWGGDCSSTYESMAESLRGGLSLGLSGFGFWSHDISGFELTAAPDVYKRWVQFGLLSSHSRLHGNESYRVPWLFDEESVDVVRSFTKLKCSLMPYLYPSAVESSVKGLPMMRAMVLEFPLDPSCATLDLQYMLGDSILVAPIFNKEGNVQYYVPEGQWTNLLTNETVSGGRWVNEHHDFTTLPVLVKPNTLLAIGHEDSRPDYDYAEQVSFHLFELGEGQQARTVIVNTSGEEELTVTASRKDAVITVKAEGTVKPWSLVLRCIHEAIQVEGGSSQAGEQGVIITPASSGQQELTIHLG; translated from the coding sequence ATGAAATTTACAGATGGCTATTGGATGGTCCGCAAAGGCTATGAGATCCAAAATCCTGCGGAAATCCGTGATATTGTGACGGACGATGTTTCCATGACGGTATACGCGTCGACCCACCGGATCGAGCATAAAGGAGACACCCTGAACGGGGCGTTGCTGAAAGCGACCTATAGCTCGCCGATGCCGAATGTCATTCGGGTACGCTTTAACCACCACAAGGGGCGGGTGCATCATGGACCGGATTTTGAAATTCATACCTTGCCAACAGAGGTGGAGATTACGGCAGGTGAGGACGCAGCGGTGCTGAAAAGCGGTAATCTGAGTGTGCGTGTCGGTCGTGGAAAGAGCTGGGACGTAGGTTTTTATGTGGAGGATCGTAAAATCACGGGTAGCGGACATCGTGGGCCTGGATACATTACAGACCCACAGGATCAGCCTTTTTTCCGGGAGCAGCTGGAGTTGGGAATCGGGGAGTACGTATACGGCCTCGGGGAACGCTTCACTCCATTTGTGAAAAATGGGCAGGTGGTCGATATCTGGAATGAGGACGGCGGCACGAGCAGTGAGCAGGCGTACAAAAACATTCCATTTTACCTGTCTAATAAAGGGTATGGTGTGTTTGTCAATCATCCGGAAAAGGTATCGTATGAAATTGCATCGGAAAATGTCTCGAAGGTGCAGTTTAGCGTCTCTGGCGAATCGTTAGAGTATTTTATTATTGGCGGAGCCAACCCTAAAGAGGTGCTGGACAATTACACCAAGCTGACGGGCAAGCCCGCGTTACCACCTGCCTGGACCTTTGGTTTGTGGCTGACCACCTCGTTCACGACCGATTATGATGAAGCGACGGTGAATCATTTTGTGGACGGGATGGCTGAGCGTGATTTGCCGCTCTCGGTATTCCATTTTGACTGCTTCTGGATGAAGGAATACCAATGGTGCGATTTCCAATGGGATCAAGATATGTTCCCGGACCCGGAAGGTATGCTACAGCGTTTGAAAGCGAAGGGACTCAAAATTTGTGCTTGGATTAACCCGTATATTGCGGAAAAATCCATTTTATTCGATGAAGGCATGGAGAACGGGTATCTGGTCAAAACCGCCGATGGCGGCGTATGGCAATGGGACATGTGGCAGGCGGGTATGGGGCTGGTTGACTTTACGAATCCGGCTGCGGTGGCTTGGTATCAGGATAAGCTGAAGGTGCTGGTGGATCAGGGTGTGGATTGCTTTAAAACTGATTTTGGCGAGCGGATTCCTACGAATGTGGTGTATCATGACGGCTCTGATCCGGTGAAAATGCACAATTATTACACGCATTTGTACAACAAGGCTGTATTTGACGTGCTGGAGGAAAAGCTGGGTAAAAATGAAGCGGCGTTGTTCGCACGTTCCGCTACGGCCGGGGGACAGCAGTTCCCGGTTCACTGGGGCGGTGACTGCTCGTCGACATATGAGTCGATGGCGGAATCGCTGCGGGGCGGCTTATCGCTTGGTTTGAGCGGCTTTGGCTTCTGGAGCCATGATATTAGCGGCTTTGAATTAACGGCTGCGCCGGACGTGTATAAACGGTGGGTACAATTTGGGCTTTTGTCTTCCCACAGTCGTCTGCACGGAAATGAATCGTACCGCGTGCCTTGGCTGTTCGATGAAGAATCGGTGGATGTGGTTCGCAGCTTTACGAAGCTCAAATGTTCATTAATGCCGTATCTGTATCCGTCCGCTGTGGAATCCTCGGTGAAGGGTCTGCCGATGATGCGGGCAATGGTGCTGGAATTCCCGCTGGACCCGAGCTGTGCAACGCTGGATCTGCAATACATGCTGGGCGATTCCATTTTGGTGGCCCCGATCTTTAATAAGGAAGGCAACGTACAGTATTACGTTCCGGAGGGCCAGTGGACGAATCTGTTGACGAATGAAACCGTGTCGGGTGGTCGCTGGGTTAACGAGCATCACGATTTTACAACCCTGCCCGTGCTGGTGAAGCCGAACACGCTGCTGGCGATCGGTCATGAGGACAGCCGTCCGGATTATGATTATGCAGAACAAGTGTCTTTCCACTTGTTCGAGCTGGGTGAAGGGCAGCAGGCTCGGACGGTTATCGTGAACACTTCTGGTGAAGAAGAGCTGACCGTCACTGCCAGTCGCAAGGATGCTGTGATTACGGTGAAAGCTGAGGGTACGGTTAAACCATGGTCACTGGTACTGCGGTGCATTCACGAAGCTATTCAGGTCGAGGGTGGCAGCAGTCAAGCGGGAGAGCAGGGTGTGATCATTACACCAGCCTCAAGCGGACAGCAGGAGCTTACCATTCACTTGGGATAG